Proteins from a genomic interval of Bos mutus isolate GX-2022 chromosome 15, NWIPB_WYAK_1.1, whole genome shotgun sequence:
- the IZUMO1R gene encoding LOW QUALITY PROTEIN: sperm-egg fusion protein Juno (The sequence of the model RefSeq protein was modified relative to this genomic sequence to represent the inferred CDS: deleted 1 base in 1 codon): protein MGWWWRLLLGLWAVPPTCTGHELLNVCMNAKPHKPEPGPEAELYEECIPWKDNACCTAASTSWEAHLDVSLLYNFSLVHCGLMMPDCQRHFLQAICFYQCSPNLGPWIQQVDPRWQAERVLDAPLCLEDCERWWADCRTSHTCKSNWLGGWAWSRGKPRCPEWEPCRPFPHHFPTPADLCERIWSGSFRASPERRGSGQCLQKWFEPARGNPNAEVARRFASPARSWARCPGLLAFPLLLPLLS, encoded by the exons atggggtggtggtggcggcTCCTGTTGGGGCTGTGGGCAGTGCCCCCCACGTGCACTGGGCATGAGCTGCTCAATGTCTGCATGAATGCCAAGCCCCACAAGCCAGAGCCCGGCCCGGAGGCTGAGCTCTATGAGGAG TGCATCCCCTGGAAGGACAACGCCTGCTGCACAGCC GCCAGCACGAGCTGGGAAGCACACCTGGATGTGTCTCTGCTCTACAACTTCAGCCTGGTTCACTGCGGACTAATGATGCCTGACTGCCAGAGGCACTTCCTCCAGGCCATCTGCTTCTACCAGTGCTCCCCCAACCTGGGGCCTTGGATCCAGCAG GTGGACCCACGCTGGCAGGCGGAGCGGGTTCTGGACGCGCCCCTGTGCCTGGAGGACTGTGAGCGCTGGTGGGCAGACTGCCGCACCTCCCACACCTGCAAGTCCAACTGGCTTGGCGGCTGGGCCTGGAGTCGGG GGAAGCCCCGCTGCCCCGAGTGGGAGCCCTGCCGCCCCTTCCCGCACCACTTCCCTACGCCCGCCGACCTGTGTGAGAGGATCTGGAGCGGCTCCTTCAGGGCGAGCCCTGAGCGCAGGGGCAGTGGGCAGTGTCTGCAGAAGTGGTTCGAACCCGCCCGGGGCAACCCCAACGCGGAAGTGGCCCGCCGCTTCGCCAGCCCCGCGCGCTCCTGGGCGCGCTGCCCCGGGCTCCTGGccttccctctgctcctgccTCTCCTCTCCTGA